Genomic DNA from Roseburia intestinalis L1-82:
GAGTGTATACCCATTTTCATGACTGATCTCTCCAACCTTAAAATAGTCTTCCCGATAACGGTCTTTTTTTTGCAGGATCTGCTTTAATCCATTCAGACGACGCACTCCGATACGCACCATATCATCTTCATAGATACCGCCAATATAACCAATGCTGCGATACTCTTTCTCGTCCATCAGATAATGCACCATATCATTTAATCCCTGCTCATAATCCATGATGATCTGATCAAATTCATAATCCTTCTTATCTGAATTAACAAACAGAATCTCCGTGCTCAGTGACCGTAAAAAGTCAACTTCCACTTCCGAGAACAAGCCAAATGCAATGATACCGTCCACCTGTTTTACTTCTCCATAAATCAGACGTAAAAAGGCGATATCTGCTTTCTGCGCAATACTTCCGGATAAGATATCCTCCGATGTAATGCTCACATCCGGTCTGTCTCTTCTTACGATATGCCAGTCCGCAACTCCGATGACGATCTGTCTGTCTCGTTTGGCATGACGCATCTTAGGCGGGACATATTTCAACTCATGAGCGATTTTAATTATCTGGTTTTTTACCTCAGGTGTCACAGATAATGTCTCATCCTGATTCAACACTCTCGACACCGTTGCCGCCGACACATGTGCCAGCTTGGCAATCTCTTTGATTGTTGCCATATAATCACGCCTTTCTTCTGCATTATATTTCACGATTTTGCAGATTTCAATAGCTTTAGTAAAGTTTTACTAAAATTTTACCCAGTTTATACAAAAGAGAGAATATTTATCAGGTACGTTAATAAAAATCATTAATTCTGCTGATAAATATTTTCCCGTTTACTGAAAAACAAACCTGTTTTTTCCTTTTTTATATGATCATATTTTTGATTGTTCCGATGGATATGTAATTGGAAAGAACTGCTCCCGCATCCGTTCCATCCGCCGCTTCCGTTTCCGGCAGCCCTGCCGCTGAAAAAATACAGCTTCCGTCCGGTCTGTCCGTTCTCTTGTAGTTATCCCGGTAATACTGGTTCTGATCCGGGATACGATCCCACAGGATTCCTTTGTATTCCTCTAAAGTGCATCCCGGGAAATTGACGTTCCAGA
This window encodes:
- a CDS encoding substrate-binding domain-containing protein, producing MATIKEIAKLAHVSAATVSRVLNQDETLSVTPEVKNQIIKIAHELKYVPPKMRHAKRDRQIVIGVADWHIVRRDRPDVSITSEDILSGSIAQKADIAFLRLIYGEVKQVDGIIAFGLFSEVEVDFLRSLSTEILFVNSDKKDYEFDQIIMDYEQGLNDMVHYLMDEKEYRSIGYIGGIYEDDMVRIGVRRLNGLKQILQKKDRYREDYFKVGEISHENGYTLTKEMLLTKDVPEVLILGNDEVAEGALEAIKELKFRIPKDVAVVVYRDIETLSTKYPTYTSLRMLPDIVWTTAIKLLLERILDGRKDTMKVYLPTKLELGDSA